Proteins encoded in a region of the Vanessa atalanta chromosome 23, ilVanAtal1.2, whole genome shotgun sequence genome:
- the LOC125072994 gene encoding translation initiation factor IF-2-like, whose protein sequence is METASDASVRFVDHDDSDSDSDSARLTADRRGNSKNGLSQARAELKKKEEEDRELAFERTLRSRAFKKAPAAAPVVNEPTPAINIADPADLSAEELRAEAGRNAAQIREVALKSSNLKGGFIKKLKDAATSLEGVVEALASRTEAEESRRLRADNNRLHREVENLKAELKAHRREYAEMRTTVAAATEAANTPRGAPSMEELKDFIVRSIGAAMKDQLAGLEERLPARMQRPPSAADKPQEVTPSHASAARQPAIPNKARKTAPPVAQSPTAGPPCATVSAPVAPATSQTPPNKETSWSTVVKKGRKGSKTTPSADATAAKAPPKTPQVAKPKLATPRTAAIVLTLQPAAEEKGVTYAQVLERAEQGVKLQDLGICGGLKVRRTATGARVLEIPRAQAEQAGKLAEKLRTVLDGVANVAQPVKKADLKVTGLDDSVTLEKLAAAIARAGDCSSEAVKCGVMQRGPGYMGMVRVTCPLTAAKKLAAAGRLLVGWSSAK, encoded by the coding sequence ATGGAGACAGCGTCGGACGCCTCGGTCCGGTTCGTCGACCATGACGATTCCGACTCGGACTCCGACTCGGCGAGACTCACTGCCGACCGCCGCGGCAACTCAAAGAACGGGCTCAGCCAAGCTAGGGCTGAACTAAAAAAGAAAGAGGAGGAAGACAGGGAGCTCGCCTTCGAGCGTACCCTGCGCAGCCGAGCCTTTAAAAAGGCGCCGGCTGCGGCGCCGGTGGTCAACGAGCCGACCCCCGCAATAAACATCGCAGACCCAGCCGACTTAAGCGCCGAGGAGCTCCGCGCGGAGGCTGGCCGAAATGCGGCCCAGATACGAGAGGTCGCTCTTAAATCCTCCAACTTAAAAGgaggatttattaaaaagctaaaAGACGCAGCGACCTCTCTGGAGGGTGTGGTCGAGGCCCTCGCCTCTCGGACGGAGGCCGAGGAGAGCAGGAGGCTCCGGGCGGACAACAACCGCCTGCACAGGGAGGTTGAAAACCTCAAGGCGGAGCTAAAGGCCCACCGCCGTGAGTACGCGGAGATGCGTACCACGGTGGCAGCGGCGACCGAGGCGGCCAACACCCCGCGAGGCGCTCCTTCGATGGAGGAGCTCAAGGACTTCATCGTCAGGTCGATCGGCGCGGCGATGAAGGACCAATTGGCGGGCCTGGAGGAGCGCCTCCCTGCGAGGATGCAGCGACCTCCCTCCGCGGCAGATAAACCGCAAGAGGTGACGCCGTCTCACGCGTCGGCGGCCCGTCAGCCGGCGATTCCGAATAAGGCCAGGAAAACGGCCCCACCAGTGGCACAATCGCCGACCGCAGGCCCTCCATGTGCGACGGTAAGCGCCCCGGTTGCACCGGCGACGTCCCAGACACCACCGAACAAGGAAACGTCCTGGTCCACGGTGGTGAAGAAGGGCAGGAAGGGGAGCAAGACCACCCCTTCCGCCGACGCTACGGCCGCAAAGGCGCCGCCGAAGACGCCTCAGGTGGCCAAGCCGAAGTTGGCCACTCCGCGCACGGCTGCCATCGTGCTCACGCTGCAGCCGGCGGCTGAGGAAAAGGGCGTCACTTACGCTCAGGTCCTTGAGAGGGCGGAGCAAGGAGTGAAGCTCCAAGACCTCGGCATTTGCGGCGGCCTGAAAGTGAGACGGACTGCGACAGGGGCCAGGGTACTCGAGATACCGAGGgcccaagcggagcaggcaggGAAGCTGGCTGAGAAGCTCCGCACCGTGCTCGACGGGGTCGCCAATGTCGCACAGCCAGTGAAGAAGGCCGACCTGAAGGTGACGGGGCTCGACGACTCCGTCACCTTGGAGAAACTGGCCGCGGCGATCGCGCGCGCCGGTGACTGCTCCTCCGAGGCGGTGAAGTG